TATCAAACCCTTTTTGTGTCAGTTGAATGGATTTTGCTCGACTATCTTTGCTTGAACAGTGGCGCTCAATATAATCTTTTTTCTCTAAATTCTCTAAAATTTGTGAGATTGTCATCACATCGATATTTGTTCGATTGGATAGAGTGACTTGTGTTATTTCATCGTTGTATTGTGATAAATAAGCAAGTGTTGCAAGTACGATAAATTGAGGATGAGTGATAGACTGTTTTTTCAAACAACTTTTGATATTTGTATGCCAGGACGAATAAGTTTTCATAAAAATAAAACCAATGGATTGAGAATCATTTTGAAATTGTGTCAAAAACTTATCGCCCTTTGCCATAATTTATCCTTCAACTAAGCCATTTAATTTGTAAGTTTTATCAATAATATCATCAGAAATCTGTTTTATAAAATCATAGGATGCTTTAGTGTCCATTTTTGTATCTGGTTTTAATGAAATCTCTGATTTCAAAGCATATTGATTTTCTGAAATTTCAACAATTTGATGCGAGAAAAATAGTAAACCTATTTCAGGCATATCAAATTGTTCAGTAAATTCTTGCTCATCAATGATTTTTGATAAAGTCACTTCCATTTCTGGTATATTTTGTAATTTAAAAATACCTTTAGTGCCTGTTTTCAAGTCACCAAAAATACGAAAATCTTCAAGATCAGTTTCCCATAATTTTCTTAAATTAAGATCGGTATAGTATTGCCAAATTTTAGATGGTTTTGCCTTTGTTGGTAATACGAAAGAGATTGAAATTGTGTTCATTATTTTTCCTCTATTTAATAAGTAAACTTATTATAAGTATACTTATTAAATAAGTAAAGAAAATTTTTTGCATAGATTAAAATTGTGGGATTATTCAAAATTCCTCAACTAACGTAATGAATAAATAAGTATTATATAGTCAGGTATTTGATTCTTTAATATAATTAATTATCTAATAAAATTAACAAGATTAAATGTTTAACCGATTTAAAATATATTAATGTAAAATATTTACAATTGTTTTTCATTTAATCCGTTCAATTTAATCGGTAAATGATACAATAGCGCCTTGATTTTGTATTAGTCCATAGTTTAGGAATAAATTTGATGAAAAATGACATCCACCAGCAACGTATTTTAATTCTTGATTTTGGTTCGCAAGTTACCCAATTAATTGCTCGACGGGTTCGT
This Gilliamella sp. ESL0443 DNA region includes the following protein-coding sequences:
- a CDS encoding MarR family winged helix-turn-helix transcriptional regulator yields the protein MAKGDKFLTQFQNDSQSIGFIFMKTYSSWHTNIKSCLKKQSITHPQFIVLATLAYLSQYNDEITQVTLSNRTNIDVMTISQILENLEKKDYIERHCSSKDSRAKSIQLTQKGFDKANETVPLVEQIDKEFFSTLKDDKKLFMSMLLTLLESQGE